The sequence below is a genomic window from Thioalkalivibrio sp. ALJ12.
AAGGAAGGAGTCGAGGACCTGCGCCGCGCCGGCCTGGTAAAGGTTCTGGCGGGGATGACCAGCCTCGAGGAAGTTAACCGCGTGACCAAGGACTAGGGAGACGCCGGAAGGGCTCCGGTTCGGGTCACCAGCACAGGGGGACAGTAGATGGCCGATTCCGGGACAATCTACGCTTGGGAAGGACTGAACAAGAACGGCGACCGGGTCAAGGGCGAGACCCCGGCCGACAGCGAAGCCGTCGCACGCTCCGAACTGCGCAAGAACGGCATCAATGTCGTCAAGATTCGCAAGAAGCCGAAGTCGCTGCTCTCCGGGGGCAAGAAGAAGATTGTCCCCGCGGACATCGCCTACTTCCTGCGGCAGATGACCACGATGCTGCAATCCGGCGTGCCGCTGGTACAGGCCTTCGAGATCGTCGGCCGCGGCAACGAGAAGCCGGCGATGCGCGATCTCGTGCTCAAGCTCAAGGCCGACGTCGAGGGCGGCGAGACCTTTGCCGCCGCGCTGGCCAAGCAGCCCAAGTACTTCGATGATCTGGTGGTCAACCTGGTCGAGGCCGGCGAGCAGGCGGGGACGCTCGAGACCCTGCTGGACAAGGTCGCCACCTACAAGGAAAAGACCGAGGCCCTGAAGGCCAAGATCCGCAAGGCCATGTTCTACCCGGCGGCGGTCATTGTGGTCGCAATCGTGGTTACGGCCATCCTGCTGATCTATGTGGTCCCGCAGTTCGAGGCGCTGTTCCAGGGTTTTGGTGCGGACCTGCCGGTCTTCACCCGCATGGTGGTCGACCTCTCGGATTTCGTGCAGTCCTGGTGGTGGCTGATCCTCGCGATCATGGTCGCGATCGGCTTCGCCTTCGTACAGACCCGGCAACGCTCACCCCGGTTTGCGCGTTTTCTCGATATCGCAATCCTGAAGGCCCCGGCCTTCGGTCCGATCCTGCGCAAGGCCGCGATCGCCCGCTTCGCGCGGACGCTGTCCACGATGTTTTCGGCCGGTGTACCGCTGGTCGATGCCCTCACCTCGGTCTCCGGCGCCACGGGCAACGCGCTGTATCGCGAGGCCACGCTGCGCATGCGCGACGAGACCTCGGCCGGGGCACAGCTGCAGTGGTCGATGCGCAATACCGGGGTCTTCCCCAACATGGTCGTGCAGATGGTCGCGATCGGCGAGGAATCCGGCTCGCTGGACTCGATGCTGGCGAAGGTCGCGGACTTCTACGAGGCCGAGGTCGACAACGCCGTGGACAGCCTCTCGAGCCTGCTGGAGCCCCTGATCATGGTCGTACTCGGCGTACTGGTCGGCGGCCTGGTGATCGCGATGTACCTGCCCATCTTCCAGATGGGTCAAGTCATCTAGGGAAGCCCTGACCAATGTACACACTCGCGTTGGTACCCCAGGTTTTCCGAGACAAGGCGCGCCGTGCAGCGGGTAGTGGTTCTACCCGCAAGCGGCGCAACGCAGGATCGGGGAACCTGGGGTTCCAACCCCACCAATCATTCAATGCAGGGGCTCGGCCGCCCGTTGTTATCAAAAACGGGCGCGCGCACGGCGTTGCGGCTCCCTTGTGCAGAATGACTGCACGGCAGTCGCCGCGCCTTGTTCGCACGCAAAAGCGACTCGAGCGCGAGCGTGCACATTGGTCAGGGCTTCCCTAGGATGCTCGGCACGGAAGAACTCCTGCCCCTGTCCTGGGCAATCGCGGTCGCAGCGGTATTCGGGCTGCTGATCGGCAGCTTTCTGAACGTGGTCATCGCCCGGCTGCCGGTGATGCTGGAGCGCGGCTGGAACGCCGAGGCACGCGCAATCCTGGAACAGGAGCCCCCGGCGGACGACACCCCGTTCGACCTGCTGCGCCCGCGTTCGCGCTGTCCCCAGTGCGAGCGGCCGATCCGCTCGTACGAGAACATCCCCGTGCTCAGCTTCCTCTGGCTGCGCGGGCGCTGCCCAGGCTGCGGCACGAGCATCAGCTGGCAGTATCCGCTGGTCGAGATCCTCACCGCAGTCCTGTTTGCCCTTACCATCTGGCACTTCGGAGCCGACACGACGGCGC
It includes:
- a CDS encoding type II secretion system F family protein yields the protein MADSGTIYAWEGLNKNGDRVKGETPADSEAVARSELRKNGINVVKIRKKPKSLLSGGKKKIVPADIAYFLRQMTTMLQSGVPLVQAFEIVGRGNEKPAMRDLVLKLKADVEGGETFAAALAKQPKYFDDLVVNLVEAGEQAGTLETLLDKVATYKEKTEALKAKIRKAMFYPAAVIVVAIVVTAILLIYVVPQFEALFQGFGADLPVFTRMVVDLSDFVQSWWWLILAIMVAIGFAFVQTRQRSPRFARFLDIAILKAPAFGPILRKAAIARFARTLSTMFSAGVPLVDALTSVSGATGNALYREATLRMRDETSAGAQLQWSMRNTGVFPNMVVQMVAIGEESGSLDSMLAKVADFYEAEVDNAVDSLSSLLEPLIMVVLGVLVGGLVIAMYLPIFQMGQVI